A stretch of the Acyrthosiphon pisum isolate AL4f chromosome A2, pea_aphid_22Mar2018_4r6ur, whole genome shotgun sequence genome encodes the following:
- the LOC100569149 gene encoding leucine-rich repeat-containing protein 3B-like codes for MILPMHQGATAAASAAVLQRTIMLLLLSLLVFSLSLLPSVTAECPDGCTCDQEDGVYCQKLELKSIPDRIPPATGFL; via the coding sequence ATGATTCTGCCGATGCATCAAggcgccaccgccgccgcctctGCCGCTGTTTTACAGAGGACTATAATGTTGCTGCTACTTTCGTTGTTGGTGTTCTCCTTGTCGTTGCTTCCATCGGTCACCGCCGAGTGCCCGGATGGATGCACGTGCGATCAAGAGGATGGCGTCTACTGCCAAAAACTGGAGCTGAAAAGTATACCTGACCGCATACCTCCGGCTACCGGATTTTTGTAA